One region of Natronorubrum aibiense genomic DNA includes:
- a CDS encoding Gfo/Idh/MocA family protein has translation MTSEPPAVRTGIVGLGNIGQYHADRLEELGVPLVGGMDVSAEARNRFAERYGVDVYDDHNDLYDVVDAVVITTPNKFHEAYAADAFERDLHTLLEKPLAHSLESAERIAAAAERTDGTCMIGFNNRFRNTVRLLRERIDSGELGEITHIEANYVRRRGIPGRGSWFTQREISGGGALIDLGVHAIDLALYLLGNPAVEEVSGVTRSTFGSNEDYTYLEMWGDDSGPDAFDVDDSASSFIRCADNRTISLEVAWATNRPPTHEFVVRGTEAAARFNLLENELTLHSVSSNGADHFVDSTIEPRENDPHADEQRAFFEAIDADRGIGGGVEEALTVQRIVDAIYRSSEHGQTVSLNAPPQDH, from the coding sequence ATGACGTCGGAGCCACCAGCCGTCCGAACCGGCATTGTCGGCCTCGGCAACATCGGCCAGTACCACGCCGATCGACTCGAGGAGCTCGGCGTCCCGCTCGTCGGCGGGATGGATGTCTCAGCCGAGGCTCGTAACCGGTTCGCCGAGCGCTACGGCGTCGACGTCTACGACGACCACAACGACCTCTACGACGTCGTCGACGCCGTCGTGATCACGACTCCGAACAAGTTCCACGAGGCCTACGCCGCCGACGCCTTCGAGCGTGACCTCCATACACTCCTCGAGAAGCCGTTGGCCCACTCCCTCGAGAGTGCCGAACGGATCGCCGCCGCGGCCGAACGGACCGACGGGACGTGCATGATCGGCTTCAACAACCGATTCCGGAATACGGTCCGACTCCTCAGAGAGCGGATCGACAGCGGTGAACTCGGCGAGATCACACACATCGAGGCCAACTACGTCCGTCGGCGCGGAATCCCCGGCCGCGGCTCGTGGTTCACCCAGCGTGAGATCTCCGGTGGCGGCGCGCTCATCGATCTTGGTGTGCACGCCATCGACCTCGCGTTGTACTTGCTCGGCAACCCGGCTGTCGAGGAAGTCTCGGGCGTCACCCGGTCGACGTTTGGCTCCAACGAGGACTACACCTACCTCGAGATGTGGGGCGACGACAGTGGTCCCGATGCGTTCGACGTCGACGACTCCGCCAGCAGCTTCATCCGCTGTGCGGACAACCGGACGATCTCGCTCGAGGTCGCGTGGGCGACGAATCGACCACCGACCCACGAGTTCGTCGTCCGGGGGACGGAGGCCGCGGCTCGATTCAACCTGCTCGAGAACGAACTCACACTCCACTCGGTGAGTTCCAACGGCGCGGATCATTTCGTCGACTCGACGATCGAACCGCGGGAGAACGACCCGCACGCGGACGAACAGCGCGCGTTCTTCGAGGCGATCGACGCCGATCGCGGGATCGGTGGCGGTGTCGAGGAGGCGCTGACGGTCCAGCGGATCGTCGACGCGATCTATCGCTCGAGCGAGCACGGGCAGACGGTTTCCCTGAACGCGCCACCACAGGATCACTAA
- a CDS encoding carbohydrate ABC transporter permease, translating into MATAPESASQSDDDMGPLERWTNGVVNDREKRKRLYKALFYVAAAFFLVTTLFPFYWLLVLALTPSVRQADWNVSIPLLGEVPFPTPQGFNIAAFVEVFQQVPFHLYVFNSFVLATTTTIIVLLLASLAGYVFGRLEFPGRGLMMLAILAVSYFPPAAFLIPLFDAFLGNAVVVPFLGIELFSPPRLVNTPGSMIMPFSALFLPLSIFILTTFYSQIPDGLEDAARVEGTTRLGALFRVIMPLSAPGVATAAVLTFIAVYNEYFFSSIMALQNQPQQWSPLVGGILSYQTQYTTDFNLMAAASIVGVLPMLIIVVVAQEKIVSGLTEGALKE; encoded by the coding sequence ATGGCAACTGCACCCGAATCTGCGTCCCAATCGGACGACGATATGGGTCCGCTCGAGCGGTGGACCAACGGCGTCGTCAACGACCGCGAGAAGCGAAAACGCCTGTACAAGGCGCTGTTCTACGTCGCGGCGGCGTTTTTCCTCGTCACGACGCTGTTCCCGTTCTACTGGCTGTTGGTGTTGGCACTGACACCCAGCGTCCGACAGGCGGATTGGAACGTCTCCATCCCCCTGCTGGGCGAGGTCCCGTTCCCGACGCCACAGGGGTTCAACATCGCCGCGTTCGTCGAGGTGTTCCAGCAGGTCCCGTTCCACCTCTACGTGTTCAACAGCTTCGTGCTCGCGACGACGACGACGATCATCGTCCTGTTGCTCGCGAGCCTCGCAGGCTACGTCTTCGGCCGCCTCGAGTTCCCCGGCCGCGGCCTGATGATGCTCGCCATTCTGGCGGTATCGTACTTCCCGCCGGCGGCGTTCCTGATCCCGCTGTTCGATGCGTTCCTCGGGAACGCAGTCGTCGTTCCCTTCCTCGGGATCGAGCTGTTCTCGCCACCGCGGCTCGTCAACACGCCGGGGTCGATGATCATGCCCTTCAGCGCGTTGTTCCTGCCGCTGTCGATTTTCATCCTCACCACGTTCTACTCGCAGATTCCGGACGGACTCGAGGATGCAGCACGCGTCGAAGGAACGACCAGACTGGGCGCGCTGTTCCGCGTGATCATGCCGCTTTCGGCACCCGGCGTCGCCACGGCTGCCGTGTTGACCTTCATCGCCGTCTACAACGAGTACTTCTTCAGCTCGATTATGGCGTTACAGAACCAGCCCCAGCAGTGGTCGCCGCTGGTTGGCGGGATCTTGAGCTACCAGACCCAGTACACGACGGACTTCAACCTCATGGCAGCCGCGAGTATCGTCGGCGTGTTGCCGATGTTGATCATCGTCGTGGTCGCACAGGAAAAGATCGTGAGCGGACTGACCGAAGGCGCACTCAAAGAGTAA
- a CDS encoding extracellular solute-binding protein, whose amino-acid sequence MSERNSQGNEKNDSSVSRRTFVKAAGAGGAAVGLAGCIYGDSASEDAVVWGIDPNAEAAVGDEIVELLQDNGADGIDIQLQPGDEDTGERRDSYTNLLQAEETQPDLFLMDNGWVNVFIQRGHIANLSEELDDEDLSLVEDEYFESFTETARDPETGDLYGVPIFPDYPTMQYRKDYAREAGYDDSDFEEWATEPMTWQEWAELTEEIVEASDAEYGLATQWDQYEGTSCCTWNEVMSSFGGAYFGGFDNLFGPVGERDVTVDEPEFIEGLQMMRTFVAEEADEHTLEDEYPLGLASSDITSWQEEDAREAILSGEAVMQRNWPYAINTNLESEEGDDLTVDNYGAMPMPYAVTEDEAAQPGTGGSTSALGGWHIVLNPNSQNKEEALEVIRATMTDEFNLGMFDLYGWVPPKPALFDTEDAESVEPMGNYMQTLRVAGENAMPRPVTTVWPDQSSLIAEEVNLAVAGDKSPEDAAADLQDGLESTEE is encoded by the coding sequence TGAGTGAGAGAAACTCACAGGGGAATGAGAAGAACGACTCGAGCGTCTCACGGCGGACGTTCGTCAAAGCGGCGGGTGCAGGCGGGGCCGCAGTCGGTCTCGCGGGCTGTATCTACGGCGATTCGGCGTCCGAAGACGCCGTCGTCTGGGGGATCGACCCCAACGCCGAAGCCGCAGTCGGTGACGAAATCGTCGAACTGCTGCAGGACAACGGAGCTGACGGGATCGACATCCAGTTGCAGCCCGGCGACGAGGACACGGGCGAGCGACGGGATTCGTACACAAACCTGCTCCAGGCTGAGGAAACACAGCCGGACCTGTTCCTGATGGACAACGGCTGGGTGAACGTCTTCATCCAGCGCGGCCACATCGCCAACCTGAGCGAGGAACTCGACGACGAGGACCTCTCGCTCGTCGAAGACGAGTATTTCGAGTCTTTTACCGAGACGGCTCGCGATCCGGAGACGGGCGACCTCTACGGCGTTCCGATCTTCCCGGATTACCCGACGATGCAGTACCGCAAGGACTACGCACGGGAGGCCGGCTACGACGACAGCGACTTCGAGGAGTGGGCCACCGAGCCGATGACCTGGCAGGAGTGGGCCGAGCTCACCGAAGAGATCGTCGAGGCTTCCGACGCGGAGTACGGGCTCGCAACCCAGTGGGACCAGTACGAGGGTACGTCCTGCTGTACGTGGAACGAGGTCATGTCCTCGTTCGGCGGCGCCTACTTCGGCGGCTTCGACAACCTCTTCGGTCCGGTTGGCGAGCGCGACGTGACCGTCGACGAACCGGAGTTCATCGAAGGGCTGCAGATGATGCGGACGTTCGTCGCCGAGGAAGCCGACGAGCACACCCTCGAGGACGAGTACCCACTCGGCCTCGCCAGCTCGGACATCACCTCGTGGCAGGAAGAAGACGCCCGTGAAGCGATCCTGTCGGGCGAAGCGGTCATGCAGCGCAACTGGCCATATGCGATCAACACGAACCTCGAGAGCGAGGAAGGCGACGACCTCACGGTCGACAACTACGGCGCGATGCCGATGCCATACGCCGTGACCGAAGACGAGGCCGCCCAGCCCGGAACGGGCGGCTCGACGTCCGCACTCGGCGGCTGGCACATCGTCCTCAACCCCAACTCCCAGAACAAAGAGGAGGCACTCGAGGTTATCCGTGCGACGATGACCGACGAGTTCAACCTCGGCATGTTCGACCTCTACGGCTGGGTTCCACCGAAGCCAGCCCTGTTCGACACCGAGGACGCAGAATCGGTCGAGCCGATGGGCAACTACATGCAGACGCTGCGCGTTGCCGGGGAGAACGCGATGCCCCGTCCCGTGACGACGGTGTGGCCGGACCAGTCCAGTCTCATCGCCGAGGAGGTCAACCTCGCCGTTGCGGGCGATAAGAGCCCCGAGGACGCAGCGGCCGATCTGCAAGACGGACTCGAATCCACGGAAGAGTAA
- a CDS encoding carbohydrate ABC transporter permease, which produces MSTEDRTTGPTRKSNRSGPVVAITRWMENLGETGFAYLLLTPVMILLGTVALYPLLRTFELSLYQNVLSDPEFVGLENYIQLFTGGASPRFPGSTTFLPDVSTSGSFPFVHVDGLLRSALAVTLIFTVVSVFFETIIGFGQALVLDQDFRGRRWVRAAIIIPWAIPIVIQGMIFYLMFHPSAGFLTEPLANWGIVAPTNTLNDPMSSLLIVTVADIWKTTAFMALLILAGLQSIDRSLYDVAKVAGATKWQQFKLITFPLVLPALGIAVLFRTIDAMRIYGLIDSVSGCTTVPSLSCMVVATFNTNRGLAAAVAFVTAGIIAVAVFGVIYQQYKEGF; this is translated from the coding sequence ATGAGTACAGAAGACCGAACGACGGGCCCCACTCGGAAATCGAACCGTTCGGGGCCAGTCGTCGCGATTACACGCTGGATGGAGAATCTCGGCGAGACGGGGTTCGCCTACCTGCTGTTGACGCCGGTGATGATCCTGCTGGGGACGGTCGCGCTGTATCCGCTCTTGCGGACGTTCGAGCTGTCGCTGTATCAGAACGTGCTCTCGGATCCGGAGTTCGTCGGCCTCGAGAACTACATTCAGCTGTTCACCGGCGGCGCGAGCCCGCGGTTCCCCGGCTCGACGACGTTCCTGCCTGACGTGAGCACGAGCGGGAGTTTCCCATTCGTCCACGTCGATGGACTGCTCCGAAGCGCGCTCGCCGTGACGCTGATATTCACCGTCGTGAGCGTCTTCTTCGAGACGATCATCGGCTTCGGGCAGGCACTGGTTCTCGACCAGGACTTCCGTGGTCGGCGCTGGGTTCGCGCCGCGATCATCATCCCGTGGGCGATCCCGATCGTCATTCAGGGAATGATCTTCTACCTGATGTTCCACCCGTCGGCCGGGTTCCTGACCGAGCCGCTGGCGAACTGGGGCATCGTCGCGCCGACGAACACGCTCAACGACCCGATGAGTTCGCTGTTGATCGTTACCGTCGCGGACATCTGGAAAACGACGGCGTTCATGGCGTTGCTCATCCTCGCCGGCCTCCAGAGCATCGACCGGAGCCTCTACGACGTGGCGAAAGTCGCCGGCGCGACCAAGTGGCAGCAGTTCAAGCTGATCACGTTCCCGCTGGTGTTGCCTGCCCTCGGGATTGCAGTGTTGTTCCGTACCATCGACGCGATGCGGATCTACGGCCTCATCGATTCGGTGTCGGGCTGTACGACCGTCCCGTCGCTATCGTGTATGGTCGTCGCGACGTTCAACACGAACCGCGGCCTCGCGGCCGCCGTCGCGTTCGTTACGGCCGGCATCATCGCCGTGGCCGTATTTGGCGTCATCTACCAGCAGTACAAGGAGGGCTTCTGA
- a CDS encoding ABC transporter ATP-binding protein, giving the protein MARVHLDDVTKRYEDIIAVNEMNLEIRDGEFVCLVGPSGCGKSTTMETIAGLTKPTDGTVTIGDTDVTNLPPKDRGVSMVFQNIALFPHMDVYENISFGLRLRKYDKDEIDRRVQRASDVVQLEGMLDREPSELSGGQQQRVAIARAIVREPDVFLMDEPLANLDAKLRVHMRTELQRLHKQLDTTIIYVTHDQAEAMTMSDRIAVINAGELQQIDPPLVCYNEPANRFVAGFIGSPSMNFVEGDLTGDGLTTDHFDLEFDSDDLETVDDDVTMGIRPEDIYLEREADSATSASETIEARTDVLEPMGDEIFIYLSLDGASSEMMTSDEASAASNQLLMSVDPDTEIGEDESVSVVLDRSKVHLFETASGEAITHGIADFSDATPTASVAPEADSGGQHE; this is encoded by the coding sequence ATGGCACGAGTACACTTAGACGACGTAACGAAACGCTATGAAGATATCATCGCCGTCAACGAGATGAATCTCGAGATTCGAGACGGCGAGTTTGTCTGTCTCGTCGGCCCCTCCGGCTGTGGGAAATCGACGACGATGGAAACCATCGCCGGGCTGACGAAACCGACGGATGGAACGGTGACGATCGGCGACACCGACGTCACTAACCTGCCGCCGAAAGACCGTGGGGTCTCGATGGTCTTTCAGAACATCGCGCTGTTCCCCCACATGGACGTCTACGAGAACATCTCCTTCGGCCTCCGGCTGCGCAAGTACGACAAAGACGAGATCGACCGTCGCGTCCAGCGGGCGTCCGACGTCGTCCAGCTCGAGGGGATGTTAGACCGGGAGCCGAGCGAACTCTCGGGCGGACAACAACAGCGGGTCGCGATCGCGCGAGCGATCGTCCGCGAACCTGACGTCTTCTTGATGGACGAACCGCTCGCCAATCTGGACGCGAAGCTGCGCGTTCACATGCGAACCGAACTCCAGCGACTCCACAAACAGCTGGATACGACGATCATCTACGTCACCCACGACCAGGCCGAGGCGATGACCATGTCCGACCGGATCGCGGTCATCAACGCCGGCGAACTCCAGCAGATCGATCCGCCGCTGGTCTGTTACAACGAGCCCGCAAATCGGTTCGTCGCCGGCTTTATTGGCTCCCCGTCGATGAACTTCGTCGAGGGCGACCTGACCGGCGACGGGCTCACGACCGACCACTTCGACCTCGAGTTCGATTCCGACGACCTCGAGACGGTCGACGACGACGTCACGATGGGGATTCGTCCGGAGGACATCTACCTCGAGCGCGAGGCTGACTCGGCGACGAGTGCGTCCGAGACGATCGAGGCACGAACGGACGTCCTCGAGCCGATGGGCGACGAGATCTTCATCTATCTCTCGCTCGACGGCGCGAGCAGTGAGATGATGACCAGCGACGAGGCGTCGGCCGCATCGAACCAGTTGCTGATGAGCGTCGATCCGGACACCGAGATCGGGGAGGACGAATCCGTCTCGGTCGTCCTCGATCGCTCGAAGGTGCACCTGTTCGAGACGGCCTCGGGCGAGGCGATCACCCACGGGATCGCTGACTTCTCGGACGCCACGCCGACGGCGAGTGTGGCACCGGAGGCCGACTCGGGAGGGCAGCATGAGTGA
- a CDS encoding sugar phosphate isomerase/epimerase family protein, producing the protein MDIGVHTPPLADESLEGALDYLSEIGVNAIEPGVGGYPGDAHLVRRDYLDDEDAQTELHDLLAEYDMRISALATHNNPLHPDDEQAETADTELREAIRLADQLGVDTVTCFSGLPAGGPNDEVPNWITAPWPSEHADAHEYQWDVAIEYWTDLAAFADDHGVDLALEMHPNMLVYEPHGLARLREATNERVGANFDPSHLYWQGISITDAIRHLGDAIHHFHAKDTRIYEEQAREKGVLDTTDYDDESNRSWLFRSVGYGHGEDHWKDVVSTLRMVGYDGALSIEHEDSLTSSREGLEKAVDLLERAVFREQPGEAYWAE; encoded by the coding sequence ATGGATATCGGCGTTCACACCCCGCCACTGGCAGACGAATCGCTCGAGGGAGCCCTCGACTATCTCTCCGAAATCGGCGTCAATGCGATCGAACCGGGCGTCGGCGGCTACCCCGGCGATGCCCACCTCGTCCGCCGGGACTACCTCGACGACGAGGACGCCCAGACAGAACTGCACGACCTCCTCGCGGAGTACGACATGCGAATCAGCGCCCTCGCGACGCACAACAACCCGCTCCATCCAGACGACGAGCAAGCCGAAACCGCAGACACCGAACTCCGTGAAGCGATCCGCCTCGCCGACCAGCTCGGCGTCGACACCGTCACCTGCTTCTCGGGCCTGCCCGCGGGCGGCCCCAACGACGAGGTACCGAACTGGATCACCGCGCCGTGGCCGAGCGAACACGCCGACGCCCACGAGTACCAGTGGGACGTTGCGATCGAGTACTGGACCGACCTCGCGGCGTTCGCCGACGACCACGGCGTCGACCTCGCGCTCGAGATGCACCCGAACATGCTCGTCTACGAACCCCACGGGCTGGCTCGCCTGCGCGAGGCGACGAACGAACGCGTCGGCGCGAACTTCGACCCCTCGCACCTGTACTGGCAGGGCATCTCGATCACCGACGCGATCCGACACCTCGGGGACGCGATCCACCACTTCCACGCCAAGGACACGCGGATCTACGAGGAACAGGCCCGCGAGAAGGGCGTTCTCGACACGACCGACTACGACGACGAATCCAATCGCTCGTGGCTCTTCCGCTCGGTCGGCTACGGCCACGGCGAAGACCACTGGAAAGACGTCGTCTCGACGCTGCGAATGGTCGGCTACGACGGCGCGCTGAGCATCGAACACGAGGACTCGCTGACCAGTTCTCGCGAAGGACTGGAAAAGGCGGTCGACCTCCTCGAACGAGCGGTCTTCCGCGAACAGCCCGGCGAAGCCTACTGGGCCGAGTAG